CGATTCCTTGATGACATGCCGACGTTCCGAGTGGCCGATAATCACATAGCTGGCCCCGGCATCGAGCAGCATTTCGGGGGCGACTTCCCCGGTGAATGCCCCTTCTTTGGCCGGGTAGACATCTTGCGCACCCACCAGCAGCGGCGTCCCTTTGACGACCGCAGCGACGCTGGCAATCCACGGGAACGGCGGGCAGACGGCGACGAGCAGATTTTCATCCGCGGTCAGCTCATCCGCCACCGCCTTGGCCAACTGAGCGGCACCTGCCGACAGCGTGAACATTTTCCAGTTGCCAGCGATCAATTTCTTGCGGGCCATGGTGGATTCTCCCCAATCAGGCGGATGACGCAATTGCTTGTTGTCTGCCACGATACGATTCGCCGGTGCCCCCGCCAAGGGAGCGCGCGGCGGTTAATCTTCCACCCGCGCCAGCGGGAACGAGCCGAGTACAAAGATCCGCTGGCAGTGCGTTCCGACTTCCCGCACGGTGTGCGCGACCTTTTCGTCGTCGAGATGTCCCTCGAAATCGACGAAAAAGATGTACTCGCCTTTGGTTTCTCGACTGGGGAATGATTCGATCCAGGTAATATTCACCGCATTCTGCTTGAAGACCATCAGCACATCGGCGAGCGCACCCGGATTATGCGGCGTGGTAAACATCAACGCCGTCTTGTCGCGCCCGGTCCGCCGCGCATGATGCGAGCCGATCACCGCAAAGCGGGTCTCATTATTGCTGGAATCTTCGATATTCGCACACAAAATCTGAATGCCGTACTTCACCCCAGCCTGCCGGGACGCGACCGCCGCCGTGTACGGCTCGGACTGCACCAATCGGGCGGCAGCCGTCGTGCTGGTGACTTCGTGCAGCGACGCATTCGGCACATTCTTGCTCAGCCAATTGCGACATTGCGACAACGCTTGCGGCTTGGAATAGATGCGGCGAATTTCGGATTGTTCGCAGTTTGCCAGCAAGTTGTGATGGATGCGCATGCGAATCTCGTCGCAGATTTTGATCTGCGGAATTCGCACGAACATATCCAGCGAATCGACGATGCGACCGTCGGTCGAATTTTCCAGCGGCACGACGCCATAATCGACGCGCTTCTTGAGCACTTCCTCGAACACGGCGGAAATACTGCCAACTTCGACGAATTCGACGGTTTCGCCGAATCGGGTCAGCGTGGCAATGTGGCTGTAGGAATGTTCCGGCCCCAGGAAGGCGACGCGGGGCATGCGTTGGAGCGCCCGGCAACCGCTGATGACTTCGCGGAAAATCGCCCGCACCGTCACTTCATCCAACGGACCAGGATTGTGCGACAGCACATTTTGAAAGACTTCGGCTTCGCGATTGGGGTGAAAAATCTCGCTATTGCCATCGTTTTTGCATTTGCCAATCTGGGTCGCCAGGGATGCCCGTTGATTCATCAACTCAACGAGTTGGCGATCGACGGCATCAATCTGGTTGCGGATCGCTTTGAGCGACGCGGCCACCGATTCCGGCGTGGGAGTGGTTGCAGAATCATCCGAAGAACCGGCCATACCGTCGCCCCAATCAGCAGAAAAATCGACCCTGGAGAGATGGCTTCAATGTAGTCCTGCCTGGGCGACTCGTCAACCGGCTGCGGGGCTGTCAATTTGGCAACTTCGGGTGATTCAGGGAACTCCCGTCGGCAGGTGGATCCGATTTCCAATTCCGCTAAATCCCGATGGATTCATCATTTACAGCGAATCAACGATCCTTCTGCGAGAATTGGCACACCGCTTGCAGGATGTTTGGCAACGACCCATCATGAAACGTCGCGGAACCCGCGGCGGCTCGCCCAGGCGAGCGATCCATCCGGCTCGCCCCGGAAGGTGAGTCGGACGAGAGGAGCGAAGATCCATGGCAGAAGAAAAGATCATTGGCATCGACCTGGGAACCACCAACTCGGTCGTCGCCGTTATGGAAGGCGGTGAGGTCAAGGTCATCGCAAACCAAGATGGCAACCGAATCACCCCCAGCGTCGTCGCCTTCACCGATAAAGGCGAGCGGCTGGTTGGCGACCCCGCCAAGCGGCAAGCCATCACCAACCCCACCCGCACCATCTACTCGATCAAGCGGTTCATGGGCCGACGCCACGAAGAAGTGGAATCCGAAGAAAAGCTGGTTCCGTACAAGATTGTCGGCGGCCGCAGCGACTTGGTGAAGGTCGAAATCGATAACAAGACCTACACCCCGCCGGAAATCTCGGCGATGATTCTTCGTAAATTGAAGGAAGCCGCCGAAGCCTATTTAGGCCACACCGTTCGCAAAGCGGTGATTACGGTGCCGGCGTATTTCAATGACTCGCAGCGTCAAGCGACCATTGATGCCGCGCAGATTGCTGGCTTCGACACGGAATGGGAACTCGAAGATCCCAAGACCGGCAAGAAGAGCAAGCAGCGCATGCGGATCATCAACGAGCCGACCGCCGCGTCGCTCGCCTATGCGTTGGACAAAAAGAAAGACCAAAAGATCGCCGTCTTTGACCTCGGCGGCGGGACGTTCGATATTTCCGTGCTGGATGTCGGCGAAGATGGCGTCTTCCAAGTGAAGGCCACCAACGGCGATACGCACCTGGGCGGTGACGATTTCGACCAAGTGGTCATCGATTACATCGCCGATGAATTCAAGAAAGAACATGGCATCGATCTGCGCAAGGACCAAATGGCCCTGCAACGGCTCAAAGAAGCCGGCGAACGTGCCAAGAAAGACTTGTCGCAACAAGCGACCACGGATATCAATCTGCCGTTCATCACTGCCGATGCCAGCGGGCCGAAGCACTTGATGATGTCGATCACCCGCTCGAAGTTCGAGCAGATCGTGTCGCATCTCATCGAACGCTGCAAGAAGCCGGTGATGTCCGCGTTGAACGACGCCGGATACCGCCCCAGCGACATTGACGAAGTCGTGATGGTCGGTGGCATGACCCGGATGCCCCGCATTCAGCAACTGGTGAAGGAAATCTTCGGCAAAGAAGGCCACCGCGGCGTCAATCCCGACGAAGTGGTTGCCATTGGTGCCGCCATCCAAGGGGCTCAGTTGTTGTTGGGCAGCAAGTCCGAACTGCTGCTGTTGGACGTGACGCCGTTGTCGCTGGGGATCGAAACGCTGGGCGGCGTGATGACCACGCTGATTTCCCGCAACACGACTATCCCCAAGCGAGCGAGCGAAAAGTTCACCACCGCATCGGACAATCAGCCATCGGTGGGCGTGATGGTGTTCCAAGGCGAACGCCCCATGGCCCGCGACAACAAGCTGATCGGCGACTTCCAACTCGACGGCATCCCCCCCGCTCCGCGTGGCGTGCCCCAGATTGAAGTCACCTTCGACATTGATGCCAACGGGATTCTGAATGTCAGTGCCAAGGATCTCGGCACCGGCAAGGAAAAGAATATCCGCATCGAAAATTCCAGCGGCCTGAGCGCGGAAGAAGTCGAACGGATGAAGCGTGATGCCGATGAGCATGCCGCCGAAGATAAGAAGAAACGCGAATTGATCGACGAGCGCAATCGCGGCGAACAGCTGATTTATCAACTGGAAAAGTTGATGAAGGAAAACGGCGACAACATCAACGCCAGCGACAAAGCCCCGATCGATTCGGCGATCGAAAAGTTGAAGCAAGCGATGAGCCGCGACGATGTCGCCGCGATTCGCACGGCCATCAGCGAATTGGAAACCGCCTCGCAAGCCATGGCCCAGCACCTCTACTCCAAGGGTGGCGCGGCCGGAGCGGCTCCCGGTGGCGATGCCCCGAGCGGCAAGCCCGCCGGCGGCAAAGACGATGTCATCGATGCCGAATTTGAAGTGAAGTAATTCGCTTCGATTCTCGGAAAATCACGATCGCCGCAGGAATGTCGAACGACGCTCCTGCGGCGATTTTGCATATCTCAATGGCGGAATCGCTGCGGATTCCATGCCGCAGATTGATTGACGCTATCCGCGGCCGACGCATCTCGAGCCGCTCAGTCGTCGTTCTCATCCGGAATCGGGGCGGATCGATCGCCCGCCTGGAATCGCTGCAATTGAAGCTGGTAATAGCGGCGATTCGGCTCTTTTTTGAGACATTCTTGAATTTCGCGGATCGCCTCGGCGGTCTTCCCCAGCCGGAAATAGGCCTCTGCCAGCGTATCGCGATAGCCGACCGAATTCGGTTCCAGCCGAGTCGCATCTTTCGCGTGAGCCAAGGCTTGCGGCAGATCGCGATTGCAATTCACGGCCATCCACGCCAGCGAATTGTGCAGCCAACCGCTATTCGGATAATCCTTCAGCAGCACCGCATACACGTCGCGGGTTCGCTGATAAATGGCATCCGCATCGGCTTGTTTTCCGGCGGCATCCAGCAGCGGCACCACGGAAATGACCAGATCGAGATTCCCCGGCAGGGCCGCTTGCGATTCCCGAATCCGAGGCAGCGCGGCGTCCCACTGGCGCTTTTGCAGCAGATCCCGAATCGCGTTCACCTCCACCGCTTGGGGCACACTCAGATACGCCGTGTCATCCACAAAGCTGGCGTTGGTCCGCATCAGTCCCAAAATACTGCGTTGATAATTCCGCGATGCCGTGGCGAAATCCCCCCGCGCAATCGCCGCTCGCGCGGATCGATTCAGCAGATTCCCGTAGCTGAAATGCCGATACCGACCGCGCTGCAGAATCAGCTCGGCTTGCTCATCCGCCAGCCGAATCATTCCCAACTTGCGGGCCTCGGTTGCGAGTTCGGCGCGACTGCCTTCATTGCCCAAAGGCAAGAGAATCGCTTCGAATTCGCAGCGTTTGGCTCGCTCGAAATCGCCCGCATCCCGCCAGGCAAGCGCTTCCAGGAGCGCACATTCGACATTCGTCGGCGCGATGTCTCGGGCCTTGGCAAAACATTCCGCCGCGCGCATGGGACGCCGTTGTTTCAGCAGAAATTCGCCAAATCGCTGCCAATCTTCAGCCAACGGCTTGAACGCCCGCGTGGCTTCCTGAAGTGCCTGTTCCTGCTCGGCTGGTTGCTTGGCAATCCGCGCCAGTTCGGCTCGCACCACCGCCGCTCGCAAGGGCGCTTTCGACCCCGAATACAAGTCGGCGAGCCATTCCGAAGCCTGATCGGTCGCCGATCCTTGCAGCAGCTTTCGCAGTTTGGCAATCGAATTCGCGTGGGTGTCGCCCCGCGCATTCGTCCGCAGACTGCGCCAGAGGATTCGCAGCAAATCACGGGGTAATTCGTCGAAGGCGACTTCGAGCAGTGCATCGGCGGATTCGCCCATTTGCCGCGCATCCAACCATTCGATGCCGCGTGCCAAATGCTCATCCAACAAGCCGGTGAGACCGAATTTCTTCTCGGCTTTGAGCAAATCGACCAGGGTATACTGCGACGATCCGGTGGCCAGGAATGCCTGAAATTGTTGGATGAGCACCTGCCGGGCGGCTTCGCGTTCGCCCAACTGTTGGAGCATCTTCGCCCGACGCAATTCCATATCCAGCCGTGTCGTGGCGACGGCTTCCTGCTTGAGCAATCGCCAAGCGTCGATGTAGCGCAACTGCACGGAATACAAATCCATCAGGAATAGCGCATGATCGGGGATTCCCGCCAGGGCATCGAGTGCGAGTTGGTGCTGTTGATTGAGCAGCAAGGCTTCGAGCAAGCTGCGGCCTTCGCGGTAATCAAGTCCCTCTTGATTCAGGGCTTCCCGAATGAGGTCGATTTGGCGTTGCACTTCGGCCTGATTCCCTGCCAAGCGTGCGAATGCCAAGCGTTGCGCGGCTTCATTCCCGGCTCGGCCCCGTTCGGTCAGTGGGCGGTTGACCAGTGCGCCGAAATCGCCCAATTCCCAGAGCAAATCGCTCAGGAGATCGGCATCATCGGCCCGTTCCGCCGCCCGCCGCGCGGCATCGGGTTGCTTAGCAATCATGAACAACGCCACCAAAATGCGCTGCAACTGCTGTTCGCGGGGTCGATCACCGGCGGCGATGGCAGACGCGAGTTGATTCTGATACTCGGCGATTCCCGAATCCAACTGGCGGGTGAGATACCAATACCAGGCCAAGTCTTCGGCAGCGACTTCTGAATAGCCCAAGTCCAAACTAAATCGCAGAAGCTGACTTAATTGCCGACTTTTGCCGGTCTGAATCCACTTCGGCGCGACTACCGTGCGAACTGCGAGATGGAAATCGCCCAACACGGTCGCCCGTTCCTCGGGTGTGAACTGATCGAAGATGCGGCGGATGGGTCCGAAACTGATTTCGCCCCAATCGGTCAGGCTGACAATCTCGTTGAGTCGTCGTTGCGGATGCAGTTGGCGGATGACGTGGATTTTTTCCCGCATTGCGAGCGGCAGACGCGGCTCGATCCCCCAGCGGAGATCGGCCCAGATCCGCTCAGCGCGGCGGGCAATCTCCGGATTCGGGTGCCCGAGCGCGGCTTGAACCGCATCGTAGGCATCATCCCCGGCAGCGATCAATTCCTGCATCGCGGCTTCCCGAATGCGAAACGACGGATGCCCGAGGCGTTCCACAATCGGCCCGAATGTCGGCGGAGGAGTGCGATGGTTGGGTGGGACAATCTCGCGGGGAGATTCCGGAGCGGCCCCCACGTCGGACGTGGTGGTCGGCGGTGGGTCGGGTGATGCAACCAGTGGGACCGTTGGTCGCCAGGTGCTGCCAAGGAACACCAGGACCAACAAGCCGGTGAGCCATTGCCCCCAGCGACGGCGGAGTGGGAATGCGATCACGGTGGTTCTCCCGGTATGGAATCCTTCCGGGAGCGCGGCGTTGGACCACGCTCCCCCATTCCGACGGCTCCCGAATCCGCAGGAGCGATTACGCACCCAAGAAGCGGATGCGCTTGTTGATATCCACGTTCACGGAGTGATAC
This DNA window, taken from Tuwongella immobilis, encodes the following:
- a CDS encoding tetratricopeptide repeat protein yields the protein MIAFPLRRRWGQWLTGLLVLVFLGSTWRPTVPLVASPDPPPTTTSDVGAAPESPREIVPPNHRTPPPTFGPIVERLGHPSFRIREAAMQELIAAGDDAYDAVQAALGHPNPEIARRAERIWADLRWGIEPRLPLAMREKIHVIRQLHPQRRLNEIVSLTDWGEISFGPIRRIFDQFTPEERATVLGDFHLAVRTVVAPKWIQTGKSRQLSQLLRFSLDLGYSEVAAEDLAWYWYLTRQLDSGIAEYQNQLASAIAAGDRPREQQLQRILVALFMIAKQPDAARRAAERADDADLLSDLLWELGDFGALVNRPLTERGRAGNEAAQRLAFARLAGNQAEVQRQIDLIREALNQEGLDYREGRSLLEALLLNQQHQLALDALAGIPDHALFLMDLYSVQLRYIDAWRLLKQEAVATTRLDMELRRAKMLQQLGEREAARQVLIQQFQAFLATGSSQYTLVDLLKAEKKFGLTGLLDEHLARGIEWLDARQMGESADALLEVAFDELPRDLLRILWRSLRTNARGDTHANSIAKLRKLLQGSATDQASEWLADLYSGSKAPLRAAVVRAELARIAKQPAEQEQALQEATRAFKPLAEDWQRFGEFLLKQRRPMRAAECFAKARDIAPTNVECALLEALAWRDAGDFERAKRCEFEAILLPLGNEGSRAELATEARKLGMIRLADEQAELILQRGRYRHFSYGNLLNRSARAAIARGDFATASRNYQRSILGLMRTNASFVDDTAYLSVPQAVEVNAIRDLLQKRQWDAALPRIRESQAALPGNLDLVISVVPLLDAAGKQADADAIYQRTRDVYAVLLKDYPNSGWLHNSLAWMAVNCNRDLPQALAHAKDATRLEPNSVGYRDTLAEAYFRLGKTAEAIREIQECLKKEPNRRYYQLQLQRFQAGDRSAPIPDENDD
- the dnaK gene encoding molecular chaperone DnaK, with translation MAEEKIIGIDLGTTNSVVAVMEGGEVKVIANQDGNRITPSVVAFTDKGERLVGDPAKRQAITNPTRTIYSIKRFMGRRHEEVESEEKLVPYKIVGGRSDLVKVEIDNKTYTPPEISAMILRKLKEAAEAYLGHTVRKAVITVPAYFNDSQRQATIDAAQIAGFDTEWELEDPKTGKKSKQRMRIINEPTAASLAYALDKKKDQKIAVFDLGGGTFDISVLDVGEDGVFQVKATNGDTHLGGDDFDQVVIDYIADEFKKEHGIDLRKDQMALQRLKEAGERAKKDLSQQATTDINLPFITADASGPKHLMMSITRSKFEQIVSHLIERCKKPVMSALNDAGYRPSDIDEVVMVGGMTRMPRIQQLVKEIFGKEGHRGVNPDEVVAIGAAIQGAQLLLGSKSELLLLDVTPLSLGIETLGGVMTTLISRNTTIPKRASEKFTTASDNQPSVGVMVFQGERPMARDNKLIGDFQLDGIPPAPRGVPQIEVTFDIDANGILNVSAKDLGTGKEKNIRIENSSGLSAEEVERMKRDADEHAAEDKKKRELIDERNRGEQLIYQLEKLMKENGDNINASDKAPIDSAIEKLKQAMSRDDVAAIRTAISELETASQAMAQHLYSKGGAAGAAPGGDAPSGKPAGGKDDVIDAEFEVK
- the pheA gene encoding prephenate dehydratase; translated protein: MAGSSDDSATTPTPESVAASLKAIRNQIDAVDRQLVELMNQRASLATQIGKCKNDGNSEIFHPNREAEVFQNVLSHNPGPLDEVTVRAIFREVISGCRALQRMPRVAFLGPEHSYSHIATLTRFGETVEFVEVGSISAVFEEVLKKRVDYGVVPLENSTDGRIVDSLDMFVRIPQIKICDEIRMRIHHNLLANCEQSEIRRIYSKPQALSQCRNWLSKNVPNASLHEVTSTTAAARLVQSEPYTAAVASRQAGVKYGIQILCANIEDSSNNETRFAVIGSHHARRTGRDKTALMFTTPHNPGALADVLMVFKQNAVNITWIESFPSRETKGEYIFFVDFEGHLDDEKVAHTVREVGTHCQRIFVLGSFPLARVED